One Ctenopharyngodon idella isolate HZGC_01 chromosome 9, HZGC01, whole genome shotgun sequence DNA window includes the following coding sequences:
- the cdc16 gene encoding cell division cycle protein 16 homolog has translation MNLDRLRKRVRHYIDQQQYQSALFWADKVASLSHEDPQDIYWLAQCLYLTAQYHRASHALRSRKLDKLYGACQYLAARCHYAAKEYQQALDILDMEEAASKRLMDKNVKEDNGSRETVKEWEMSPASINSSICLLRGKIYDAMDNRPLATSSYKEALKLDVYCFEAFDLLTSHHMLTAQEEKDFLDSLPLSQQCTEEEVELLRFLFENKLKKYNKPSEMVVPDIVNGLQDNLDVVVSLAERHYYNCDFKMCYSLTSMVMVKDPFHANCLPVHIGTLVELSKANELFYLSHKLVDLYPSNPVSWFAVGCYYLMVGHKNEHARRYLSKATTLERTYGPAWIAYGHSFAVESEHDQAMAAYFTAAQLMKGCHLPMLYIGLEYGLTNNPKLAERFFSQALSIAPEDPFVIHEVAVVAFQNGDYKTAEKLFLDAMDKIKAIGNEVTVDKWEPLLNNLGHVCRKLKKYEQALEYHRQALVLIPQNASTYSAIGYVHSLMGDFESAIDYFHTALGLKRDDTFSVTMLGHCIEMYISDSDAYIGTDIKDKVRKTLSTPALMKMLNTSTDGNESRTQPVEEVNVCLETPPFNADKQTDAFQRFLLECDMHESDMMLETSMSDTST, from the exons CAACAGTATCAAAGTGCTCTGTTCTGGGCTGACAAAGTAGCATCCTTATCACATG AGGATCCTCAAGATATTTATTGGTTAGCGCAGTGCCTTTATTTGACAGCGCAGTATCACAGAGCCTCTCATGCGCTCAGATCTCGCAAACTTGACAAG ttgtATGGAGCCTGTCAGTATCTAGCTGCAAGATGTCAC TATGCTGCCAAAGAATATCAACAAGCTCTGGACATACTGGACATGGAGGAAGCAGCCAGTAAAAGACTAATGGACAAGAATGTAAAGGAGGATAATGGCTCAAGGGAAACCGTAAAGGAATGGGAAATGTCTCCTGCCTCA ATCAATAGTTCCATCTGTCTCCTGCGGGGGAAGATCTATGATGCCATGGACAACAGACCCCTAGCCACGTCTAGCTACAAAGAGGCCTTGAAACTGGACGTCTACTGCTTTGAAGCCTTTGACCTTTTGACGTCCCATCACATGTTGACCGCCCAAGAGG AAAAAGATTTCTTGGATTCTCTGCCCTTAAGTCAACAGTGTACAGAAGAAGAAGTGGAATTGCTGCGTTTCCTTTTTGAAAATAAGTTAAAGAAG TATAACAAACCTAGTGAGATGGTCGTCCCAGATATAGTCAACGGTCTCCAGGACAACTTGGATGTTGTCGTCTCCCTCGCAGAGCGACATTATTACAACTGTGACTTTAAAATGTGCTACTCTCTTACATCAAT GGTTATGGTAAAAGacccatttcatgccaactgtTTACCAGTGCACATAGGAACCCTCGTCGAGCTGAGCAAAGCGAACG AGTTGTTTTACCTGTCTCATAAACTGGTGGATTTGTATCCCAGCAATCCA GTTTCGTGGTTTGCTGTTGGATGTTACTACCTCATGGTTGGGCATAAAAACGAACATGCAAGGCGGTATCTCAG TAAAGCAACCACGCTGGAGCGCACATACGGACCGGCATGGATAGCATACGGTCACTCGTTTGCTGTGGAAAGCGAACACGATCAGGCCATGGCTGCTTACTTCACTGCTGCCCAGCTCATGAAAGG ATGTCACCTGCCCATGCTCTACATTGGTCTGGAGTATGGACTCACTAACAACCCCAAGCTGGCAGAACGTTTCTTTAGCCAGGCCCTCAGCATCGCACCTGAAGACCCCTTTGTCATACATGAGGTAGCTGTGGTTGCCTTCCAAAATGGAGa TTATAAAACAGCCGAGAAGTTGTTTCtagatgctatggacaagatcaAAGCCATTGGAAATGAG GTGACAGTAGACAAATGGGAGCCGCTCTTAAACAATTTGGGTCATGTGTGTCGAAAATTGAA GAAATACGAACAGGCTCTCGAATACCACAGGCAAGCTTTGGTCCTCATCCCACAGAATGCCTCTACTTATTCAGCCATCGGTTACGTGCACAGCCTAATGGGAGATTTTGAGAGCGCCATTGACTACTTTCACACT GCACTTGGTCTTAAAAGGGATGACACATTTTCCGTAACCATGTTGGGCCACTGCATTGAGATGTATATCAGCGATTCAGATGCTTACATTG GAACTGACATTAAAGACAAAGTGAGAAAGACCCTCAGCACTCCTGCACTGATGAAGATGCTCAACACTTCTACCGACGGCAATGAGAGCAGAACACAACCCGTAGAAGAGGTGAATGTGTGCCTGGAAACTCCTCCTTTTAACGCTGACAAACAAACCGATGCGTTCCAGCGCTTCCTCTTAGAATGCGACATGCATGAGAGCGACATGATGCTGGAGACATCCATGTCTGACACCAGCACGTGA
- the upf3a gene encoding regulator of nonsense transcripts 3A isoform X1 produces MRSEKEQRTGSRERGSVEIQFRDCQREQDNVAVNPKHKEEKKEIFTKVVIRRLPPSLSKDQLEEHLSPLPSFDYFEFFPADQSLYPHLFSRAYINFKNQEDIIIFRDRFDGYVFIDNKGQEYPAVVEFAPFQKVSKKKLKKKDAKAGTIEEDPEYRRFLENYSCDEEKSMANPETLLGEIEAKTRELIAKRTTPLLEYIKNKKLEKQRIREEKREERRRRELEKKRQREEEKRKRREEERRKRKEAEKQKKLSEKEIKIKLLKKCDRDDDVDSDRLKDKGDSGEIEKNRWEKSAGHTKSKDSKDNRSQIESDKEQREGHGRRQRDKEHRGRDEERKRQRHHYEFDKFMRRKEETKWGKGYCQDRAKKEQHHGYSYCPETGDKLGKEDREDLGSRKERIRNKSVLAHQEKRTSQSEGPDQIGGALPAKDRPAMQLYQPGARNRKRMGSGNKAFDFPPISPEHGGEHCYKTVIGTGSEKSADE; encoded by the exons ATGAGGTCTGAAAAGGAGCAGAGGACAGGAAGCAGGGAGAGAGGCAGCGTCGAGATTCAGTTCAGGGATTGTCAAAGGGAGCAGGACAACGTCGCGGTGAACCCGAAGCACAAGGAGGAGAAAAAGGAGATATTCACCAAG GTTGTCATACGCCGACTGCCACCCAGTCTATCAAAAGACCAGCTCGAGGAGCATCTGAGTCCTCTTCCATCTTTTGACTATTTTGAGTTCTTCCCCGCTGATCAGAG CTTATATCCGCATCTCTTCTCAAGAGCATACATCAACTTCAAAAACCAAGAGGATATCATTATTTTCAGAGATCGTTTTGATGGCTACGTATTCATTGACAATAAAG GCCAAGAGTATCCAGCTGTTGTAGAATTTGCCCCATTTCAGAAGGTTTCCAAGAAAAAGTTAAAGAAGAAAGATGCTAAAGCAGGAACTATTGAAGaag ACCCAGAATACAGGCGATTTCTGGAAAACTACTCTTGTGATGAAGAGAAATCCATGGCCAACCCAGAAACACTACTGGGAGAGATTGAAGCTAAAACCCGAGAACTTATAG CCAAAAGGACGACACCCTTGTTGGAATACATCAAAAACAAGAAATTGGAGAAACAG AGAataagagaggaaaaaagagagGAGAGGCGAAGGAGAGAACTGGAAAAGAAGCGGCAAAGGGAGGAGGAGAAGAGGAAACGCAGAGAGGAGGAGAGACGAAAGCGGAAGGAGGCTGAAAAGCAGAAGAAACTGTCTGAAAAAGAGATTAAGATCAAG CTTTTAAAGAAGTGTGACCGAGACGATGATGTGGACTCAGACAGACTGAAAGATAAAGGAGACAGTGGAGAGATAGAAAAGAACAGATGGGAAAAGTCAGCAGGACACACTAAGTCAAAGGATTCGAAGGATAA TAGGAGTCAAATCGAAAGTGACAAGGAGCAGCGGGAAGGTCACGGCCGTCGGCAGAGGGACAAAGAGCATCGCGGCAGAGACGAGGAACGTAAACGTCAGAGGCATCACTACGAGTTTGACAAGTTCATGCGACGCAAGGAGGAGACCAAATGGGGCAAAGGCTACTGCCAGGACAGGGCCAAGAAAGAACAACATCATGGCTATTCCTACTGTCCAGAGACCGGAGACAAACTGGGCAAAGAAGATCGAGAAGACCTGGGCAGCAGGAAAGAACGGATTCGCAATAAG TCTGTGTTAGCGCATCAGGAGAAAAGGACTTCCCAGTCTGAGGGGCCAGACCAGATAGGAGGGGCTCTGCCAGCAAAG GACCGACCAGCAATGCAGCTGTACCAACCTGGTGCCAGAAACCGCAAGCGCATGGGCTCCGGGAACAAGGCCTTTGACTTCCCGCCGATCTCTCCTGAGCACGGAGGAGAACATTGCTACAAGACGGTCATTGGTACAGGCTCAGAAAAGAGTGCTGACGAGTGA
- the upf3a gene encoding regulator of nonsense transcripts 3A isoform X2 — protein sequence MRSEKEQRTGSRERGSVEIQFRDCQREQDNVAVNPKHKEEKKEIFTKVVIRRLPPSLSKDQLEEHLSPLPSFDYFEFFPADQSLYPHLFSRAYINFKNQEDIIIFRDRFDGYVFIDNKGQEYPAVVEFAPFQKVSKKKLKKKDAKAGTIEEDPEYRRFLENYSCDEEKSMANPETLLGEIEAKTRELIAKRTTPLLEYIKNKKLEKQRIREEKREERRRRELEKKRQREEEKRKRREEERRKRKEAEKQKKLSEKEIKIKLLKKCDRDDDVDSDRLKDKGDSGEIEKNRWEKSAGHTKSKDSKDKSQIESDKEQREGHGRRQRDKEHRGRDEERKRQRHHYEFDKFMRRKEETKWGKGYCQDRAKKEQHHGYSYCPETGDKLGKEDREDLGSRKERIRNKSVLAHQEKRTSQSEGPDQIGGALPAKDRPAMQLYQPGARNRKRMGSGNKAFDFPPISPEHGGEHCYKTVIGTGSEKSADE from the exons ATGAGGTCTGAAAAGGAGCAGAGGACAGGAAGCAGGGAGAGAGGCAGCGTCGAGATTCAGTTCAGGGATTGTCAAAGGGAGCAGGACAACGTCGCGGTGAACCCGAAGCACAAGGAGGAGAAAAAGGAGATATTCACCAAG GTTGTCATACGCCGACTGCCACCCAGTCTATCAAAAGACCAGCTCGAGGAGCATCTGAGTCCTCTTCCATCTTTTGACTATTTTGAGTTCTTCCCCGCTGATCAGAG CTTATATCCGCATCTCTTCTCAAGAGCATACATCAACTTCAAAAACCAAGAGGATATCATTATTTTCAGAGATCGTTTTGATGGCTACGTATTCATTGACAATAAAG GCCAAGAGTATCCAGCTGTTGTAGAATTTGCCCCATTTCAGAAGGTTTCCAAGAAAAAGTTAAAGAAGAAAGATGCTAAAGCAGGAACTATTGAAGaag ACCCAGAATACAGGCGATTTCTGGAAAACTACTCTTGTGATGAAGAGAAATCCATGGCCAACCCAGAAACACTACTGGGAGAGATTGAAGCTAAAACCCGAGAACTTATAG CCAAAAGGACGACACCCTTGTTGGAATACATCAAAAACAAGAAATTGGAGAAACAG AGAataagagaggaaaaaagagagGAGAGGCGAAGGAGAGAACTGGAAAAGAAGCGGCAAAGGGAGGAGGAGAAGAGGAAACGCAGAGAGGAGGAGAGACGAAAGCGGAAGGAGGCTGAAAAGCAGAAGAAACTGTCTGAAAAAGAGATTAAGATCAAG CTTTTAAAGAAGTGTGACCGAGACGATGATGTGGACTCAGACAGACTGAAAGATAAAGGAGACAGTGGAGAGATAGAAAAGAACAGATGGGAAAAGTCAGCAGGACACACTAAGTCAAAGGATTCGAAGGATAA GAGTCAAATCGAAAGTGACAAGGAGCAGCGGGAAGGTCACGGCCGTCGGCAGAGGGACAAAGAGCATCGCGGCAGAGACGAGGAACGTAAACGTCAGAGGCATCACTACGAGTTTGACAAGTTCATGCGACGCAAGGAGGAGACCAAATGGGGCAAAGGCTACTGCCAGGACAGGGCCAAGAAAGAACAACATCATGGCTATTCCTACTGTCCAGAGACCGGAGACAAACTGGGCAAAGAAGATCGAGAAGACCTGGGCAGCAGGAAAGAACGGATTCGCAATAAG TCTGTGTTAGCGCATCAGGAGAAAAGGACTTCCCAGTCTGAGGGGCCAGACCAGATAGGAGGGGCTCTGCCAGCAAAG GACCGACCAGCAATGCAGCTGTACCAACCTGGTGCCAGAAACCGCAAGCGCATGGGCTCCGGGAACAAGGCCTTTGACTTCCCGCCGATCTCTCCTGAGCACGGAGGAGAACATTGCTACAAGACGGTCATTGGTACAGGCTCAGAAAAGAGTGCTGACGAGTGA
- the upf3a gene encoding regulator of nonsense transcripts 3A isoform X3 produces MRSEKEQRTGSRERGSVEIQFRDCQREQDNVAVNPKHKEEKKEIFTKVVIRRLPPSLSKDQLEEHLSPLPSFDYFEFFPADQSLYPHLFSRAYINFKNQEDIIIFRDRFDGYVFIDNKGQEYPAVVEFAPFQKVSKKKLKKKDAKAGTIEEDPEYRRFLENYSCDEEKSMANPETLLGEIEAKTRELIAKRTTPLLEYIKNKKLEKQRIREEKREERRRRELEKKRQREEEKRKRREEERRKRKEAEKQKKLSEKEIKIKLLKKCDRDDDVDSDRLKDKGDSGEIEKNRWEKSAGHTKSKDSKDNRSQIESDKEQREGHGRRQRDKEHRGRDEERKRQRHHYEFDKFMRRKEETKWGKGYCQDRAKKEQHHGYSYCPETGDKLGKEDREDLGSRKERIRNKDRPAMQLYQPGARNRKRMGSGNKAFDFPPISPEHGGEHCYKTVIGTGSEKSADE; encoded by the exons ATGAGGTCTGAAAAGGAGCAGAGGACAGGAAGCAGGGAGAGAGGCAGCGTCGAGATTCAGTTCAGGGATTGTCAAAGGGAGCAGGACAACGTCGCGGTGAACCCGAAGCACAAGGAGGAGAAAAAGGAGATATTCACCAAG GTTGTCATACGCCGACTGCCACCCAGTCTATCAAAAGACCAGCTCGAGGAGCATCTGAGTCCTCTTCCATCTTTTGACTATTTTGAGTTCTTCCCCGCTGATCAGAG CTTATATCCGCATCTCTTCTCAAGAGCATACATCAACTTCAAAAACCAAGAGGATATCATTATTTTCAGAGATCGTTTTGATGGCTACGTATTCATTGACAATAAAG GCCAAGAGTATCCAGCTGTTGTAGAATTTGCCCCATTTCAGAAGGTTTCCAAGAAAAAGTTAAAGAAGAAAGATGCTAAAGCAGGAACTATTGAAGaag ACCCAGAATACAGGCGATTTCTGGAAAACTACTCTTGTGATGAAGAGAAATCCATGGCCAACCCAGAAACACTACTGGGAGAGATTGAAGCTAAAACCCGAGAACTTATAG CCAAAAGGACGACACCCTTGTTGGAATACATCAAAAACAAGAAATTGGAGAAACAG AGAataagagaggaaaaaagagagGAGAGGCGAAGGAGAGAACTGGAAAAGAAGCGGCAAAGGGAGGAGGAGAAGAGGAAACGCAGAGAGGAGGAGAGACGAAAGCGGAAGGAGGCTGAAAAGCAGAAGAAACTGTCTGAAAAAGAGATTAAGATCAAG CTTTTAAAGAAGTGTGACCGAGACGATGATGTGGACTCAGACAGACTGAAAGATAAAGGAGACAGTGGAGAGATAGAAAAGAACAGATGGGAAAAGTCAGCAGGACACACTAAGTCAAAGGATTCGAAGGATAA TAGGAGTCAAATCGAAAGTGACAAGGAGCAGCGGGAAGGTCACGGCCGTCGGCAGAGGGACAAAGAGCATCGCGGCAGAGACGAGGAACGTAAACGTCAGAGGCATCACTACGAGTTTGACAAGTTCATGCGACGCAAGGAGGAGACCAAATGGGGCAAAGGCTACTGCCAGGACAGGGCCAAGAAAGAACAACATCATGGCTATTCCTACTGTCCAGAGACCGGAGACAAACTGGGCAAAGAAGATCGAGAAGACCTGGGCAGCAGGAAAGAACGGATTCGCAATAAG GACCGACCAGCAATGCAGCTGTACCAACCTGGTGCCAGAAACCGCAAGCGCATGGGCTCCGGGAACAAGGCCTTTGACTTCCCGCCGATCTCTCCTGAGCACGGAGGAGAACATTGCTACAAGACGGTCATTGGTACAGGCTCAGAAAAGAGTGCTGACGAGTGA
- the p2ry8 gene encoding P2Y purinoceptor 8 isoform X1: MASHFLFTELHSNICEGVKKHHFSEAKKIIMNESLEDVIKMDKATLAMFDNKIASHIVSAIYVIVTLANLSGNSISLFLLLMRTSPKSPSIIFMINLTLTDLILGTVLPFQIMYQMQGHNWTLGTGMCNVLTVVFFANMYCSILSMTAISADRYLGIVKPMRFREMRKRKRFAILACIFMWLLVLAILSPLEKTNLTYYVRERNITTCFDVLKKDMLPSIAHWAGFLFGMFIILFLCPFIITVYCYINIIRVLVKRTNSHQKGRAVRLACIVLFVFIFCFAPNNILLLVHTITRLYFDKSVYIYYKLSLSLSCINSCIDPFIYYFASKEFRRKLRQILRLQTLSTGETQMIEGHRESIFSGRSMNNANEDCDNF; the protein is encoded by the exons ATGGCCTCACACTTCCTGTTCACAGAACTGCACTCAAACATATGCGAGGGTGTTAAGAAGCATCACTTTTCAGAG GCGAAGAAAATAATCATGAATGAGTCACTAGAGGACGTCATCAAAATGGACAAAGCCACCTTGGCCATGTTTGACAACAAAATAGCCAGTCATATTGTGTCAGCCATCTATGTTATTGTGACTCTAGCCAACCTCAGCGGTAACAGCATCTCTCTGTTTCTGCTGCTGATGCGCACCTCTCCGAAATCGCCCTCCATCATCTTCATGATCAACCTCACCCTCACTGACCTGATACTAGGCACTGTGCTCCCCTTTCAGATTATGTACCAAATGCAAGGCCACAACTGGACTCTGGGTACGGGCATGTGCAATGTCCTGACTGTGGTATTCTTCGCCAACATGTACTGCTCCATTTTATCCATGACTGCTATTAGTGCCGACCGCTACCTGGGGATTGTGAAACCGATGCGCTTCAGAGAGATGAGGAAGAGGAAAAGATTTGCAATTCTTGCCTGTATATTCATGTGGCTGCTAGTCCTCGCCATTCTGAGTCCGCTGGAAAAAACAAACCTGACATATTATGTAAGAGAGCGCAATATTACCACATGTTTTGATGTATTGAAGAAGGACATGCTCCCTAGCATTGCTCACTGGGCGGGATTCCTGTTCGGCATGTTCATCATCCTCTTCCTCTGTCCGTTCATCATAACGGTGTATTGCTACATTAACATCATCCGTGTCCTGGTCAAAAGGACCAACAGTCATCAGAAAGGCCGTGCTGTGCGCCTGGCTTGCATTGTCctgtttgtgttcatcttttGTTTTGCTCCCAATAACATATTACTATTGGTCCACACAATAACAAGGCTGTACTTTGACAAATCTGTCTATATCTACTACAAACTCTCACTGTCTCTTAGCTGCATTAATAGTTGCATAgatccatttatttattattttgcatcTAAAGAGTTTCGTCGGAAGCTAAGGCAAATTCTGCGGTTGCAGACGCTCAGCACTGGTGAGACTCAAATGATTGAGGGTCACAGAGAAAGCATTTTCTCTGGACGTTCAATGAACAATGCAAATGAAGACTGTGacaatttttaa
- the p2ry8 gene encoding P2Y purinoceptor 8 isoform X2 — protein sequence MNESLEDVIKMDKATLAMFDNKIASHIVSAIYVIVTLANLSGNSISLFLLLMRTSPKSPSIIFMINLTLTDLILGTVLPFQIMYQMQGHNWTLGTGMCNVLTVVFFANMYCSILSMTAISADRYLGIVKPMRFREMRKRKRFAILACIFMWLLVLAILSPLEKTNLTYYVRERNITTCFDVLKKDMLPSIAHWAGFLFGMFIILFLCPFIITVYCYINIIRVLVKRTNSHQKGRAVRLACIVLFVFIFCFAPNNILLLVHTITRLYFDKSVYIYYKLSLSLSCINSCIDPFIYYFASKEFRRKLRQILRLQTLSTGETQMIEGHRESIFSGRSMNNANEDCDNF from the coding sequence ATGAATGAGTCACTAGAGGACGTCATCAAAATGGACAAAGCCACCTTGGCCATGTTTGACAACAAAATAGCCAGTCATATTGTGTCAGCCATCTATGTTATTGTGACTCTAGCCAACCTCAGCGGTAACAGCATCTCTCTGTTTCTGCTGCTGATGCGCACCTCTCCGAAATCGCCCTCCATCATCTTCATGATCAACCTCACCCTCACTGACCTGATACTAGGCACTGTGCTCCCCTTTCAGATTATGTACCAAATGCAAGGCCACAACTGGACTCTGGGTACGGGCATGTGCAATGTCCTGACTGTGGTATTCTTCGCCAACATGTACTGCTCCATTTTATCCATGACTGCTATTAGTGCCGACCGCTACCTGGGGATTGTGAAACCGATGCGCTTCAGAGAGATGAGGAAGAGGAAAAGATTTGCAATTCTTGCCTGTATATTCATGTGGCTGCTAGTCCTCGCCATTCTGAGTCCGCTGGAAAAAACAAACCTGACATATTATGTAAGAGAGCGCAATATTACCACATGTTTTGATGTATTGAAGAAGGACATGCTCCCTAGCATTGCTCACTGGGCGGGATTCCTGTTCGGCATGTTCATCATCCTCTTCCTCTGTCCGTTCATCATAACGGTGTATTGCTACATTAACATCATCCGTGTCCTGGTCAAAAGGACCAACAGTCATCAGAAAGGCCGTGCTGTGCGCCTGGCTTGCATTGTCctgtttgtgttcatcttttGTTTTGCTCCCAATAACATATTACTATTGGTCCACACAATAACAAGGCTGTACTTTGACAAATCTGTCTATATCTACTACAAACTCTCACTGTCTCTTAGCTGCATTAATAGTTGCATAgatccatttatttattattttgcatcTAAAGAGTTTCGTCGGAAGCTAAGGCAAATTCTGCGGTTGCAGACGCTCAGCACTGGTGAGACTCAAATGATTGAGGGTCACAGAGAAAGCATTTTCTCTGGACGTTCAATGAACAATGCAAATGAAGACTGTGacaatttttaa